The Streptomyces sp. NBC_01275 genome has a segment encoding these proteins:
- a CDS encoding DUF4928 family protein, producing MVASSSPNTVSALVEEAAETLIDALGDWYEKQRDSRDNVNSNVMCAGLYMTEFLAEHFPLKPEHYQTRSQVKTASGKQAQKLLAQHGEERKFTSEGGRTSRATLDHANSLADLLNTKGDEADLGALTDLERTTLAALLQQWFVERVQEDFFGRKRIEAEINPDNPVRTTVAALIEAGRVRGGNTAGAIAQHLVGAKLKIRFPGEDVNVESYTTADVQTGRAGDYQIGDTAIHVTMSPGEKVFLDRCVDNLNHGYRPRVLVPEGRVAAAVQLAENYDLADRVAIQSIEDFIGTNIEEVGGFSKSGVRERLRELLTEYNARIETAEADQSLKILLPENL from the coding sequence ATGGTCGCCTCGTCGTCGCCGAACACCGTCAGCGCGTTAGTGGAGGAGGCGGCGGAAACACTCATAGACGCGCTCGGGGACTGGTACGAAAAGCAGCGCGACTCCAGGGACAACGTCAACTCCAACGTCATGTGCGCGGGCCTGTACATGACGGAGTTCCTGGCCGAGCACTTCCCCCTCAAGCCCGAGCACTACCAAACGCGATCCCAGGTGAAGACCGCCAGCGGCAAGCAGGCCCAGAAGCTGCTCGCCCAACACGGCGAGGAGCGCAAGTTCACCAGCGAGGGCGGCCGCACCTCCCGCGCGACCCTCGACCACGCCAACTCCCTGGCCGATCTCCTCAACACCAAGGGAGACGAGGCCGACCTGGGTGCCCTCACCGACCTCGAACGCACCACGCTGGCCGCGCTGCTCCAACAGTGGTTCGTCGAACGGGTCCAGGAGGACTTCTTCGGGCGCAAGCGCATCGAGGCCGAGATCAACCCCGACAACCCCGTCCGCACCACCGTCGCAGCCCTCATAGAGGCCGGCCGTGTGCGCGGCGGCAACACGGCAGGCGCGATCGCCCAGCACCTCGTCGGCGCCAAGCTGAAGATCCGCTTCCCGGGCGAGGACGTGAACGTCGAGAGCTACACCACCGCCGACGTCCAGACCGGCCGCGCCGGCGACTACCAGATCGGCGACACCGCGATCCACGTCACCATGTCGCCGGGCGAGAAGGTCTTCCTCGACCGCTGCGTCGACAACCTGAACCACGGATACCGCCCCCGCGTCCTCGTCCCCGAAGGCCGCGTCGCCGCCGCGGTCCAGCTCGCCGAGAACTACGACCTGGCCGACCGCGTCGCCATCCAGTCCATCGAGGACTTCATCGGAACGAACATCGAGGAAGTAGGCGGCTTCTCGAAGAGCGGGGTACGGGAGCGGCTGCGCGAGCTTCTGACCGAGTACAACGCCCGGATCGAAACAGCCGAGGCCGACCAGTCCCTGAAGATCCTGCTTCCGGAGAACCTCTGA
- a CDS encoding DNA cytosine methyltransferase yields MTTALPSDLDSTASTAASAVFEVAEFFAGIGLARLGLERAGGFKVTWANDLDAQKHEMYRGHFGDPEDHYVLRDVREIAGDMGSASAPGRVDLAWASFPCTDLSLAGGRSGLAGQHSSTFWDFTDVIKAMGERDGKLPDVITLENVNGFATSHQGADMKAAIKRLNTLGYWVDVVTLDGRRFVPQSRPRLFVVAANRESLAKPRADDRRDTALRPSWLDRALDDAALDTHRTLLDVEPPALRTTGWTELVDGDEDDGVEWWDDKRVAHFASQLSDVNNARVERLAGEPEASYRTAYRRTRNGVPAWEIRDDDVAGCLRTARGGSSKQAVVRIQKGQPLRVRWMTAREYAKLMGAPQYLLPAKRNQAIMGFGDAVCVDAVAWLAEHYLHPLLAGAWDHEQVPAQRAGASR; encoded by the coding sequence GTGACCACAGCTCTCCCCTCTGATCTTGACTCCACCGCCTCGACCGCCGCCTCCGCGGTCTTCGAGGTCGCCGAGTTCTTCGCCGGAATCGGCCTCGCCCGTCTGGGTCTGGAGCGCGCCGGAGGGTTCAAGGTCACGTGGGCCAACGACCTGGACGCCCAGAAACACGAGATGTACAGGGGTCACTTCGGCGACCCCGAGGATCACTACGTCCTGCGGGACGTCCGTGAGATCGCCGGCGACATGGGCTCCGCCTCGGCGCCCGGCCGCGTCGACCTGGCCTGGGCCTCCTTCCCCTGCACGGACCTCTCCCTCGCCGGGGGCCGGTCAGGCCTGGCGGGACAGCACTCGAGCACGTTCTGGGACTTCACCGACGTCATCAAGGCCATGGGCGAGCGCGACGGCAAGCTGCCCGACGTGATCACGCTGGAGAACGTCAACGGCTTCGCCACCAGTCACCAGGGCGCCGACATGAAGGCCGCCATCAAGCGGTTGAACACCCTCGGCTACTGGGTCGACGTCGTCACCCTGGACGGCCGTCGCTTCGTCCCGCAGTCCAGACCGCGCCTCTTCGTCGTCGCCGCCAACCGTGAGTCGTTGGCCAAGCCCCGCGCCGACGACCGCCGAGACACCGCGCTGCGCCCCTCCTGGCTCGACCGCGCCCTCGACGACGCCGCGCTCGACACCCACCGCACCCTGCTCGACGTCGAACCGCCCGCCCTGCGCACGACCGGCTGGACCGAGCTCGTCGACGGCGACGAGGACGATGGCGTCGAGTGGTGGGACGACAAGCGAGTCGCCCACTTCGCAAGTCAGCTCTCGGACGTCAACAACGCCCGCGTCGAGCGGCTCGCAGGCGAGCCCGAGGCGTCCTACCGCACCGCCTACCGTCGCACCCGCAACGGCGTCCCCGCCTGGGAGATCCGCGACGACGACGTGGCCGGCTGCCTGCGCACCGCCCGCGGCGGCTCCTCCAAGCAGGCCGTCGTCCGCATCCAGAAGGGCCAGCCGCTGCGCGTGCGCTGGATGACGGCCCGGGAGTACGCCAAGCTCATGGGCGCACCGCAGTACCTCCTCCCCGCCAAGCGCAACCAGGCGATCATGGGCTTCGGCGACGCCGTATGCGTCGACGCGGTGGCCTGGCTCGCCGAGCACTATCTCCATCCGCTGCTCGCCGGCGCTTGGGACCACGAGCAGGTTCCGGCGCAGCGGGCCGGAGCCTCTCGGTAG
- a CDS encoding HNH endonuclease, producing MRIPAWTEDELVLAGALVVKNGWRELRTSDLRVQELSDLLRSLPIHEPEVLALPSFRSPDSVSRKTTDFTTNHKLYAGKATRCGKPTLLMIDAFSERESEMLQAAEAIEEGIGTGELHLIAPQPDEVDETGASAIEGRLLARWALARERNPKLRNQKIAQARSGGGPLRCEVCDFDFARAYGDLGEGYIEVHHVTPLHVSGTRETKLDDLACLCSNCHRMCHRSSPGESWRTPTDLRQLIRRSGPEVTP from the coding sequence ATGCGGATACCTGCGTGGACTGAGGACGAACTCGTACTGGCCGGAGCCCTCGTCGTGAAGAACGGCTGGCGCGAGCTGCGGACGAGCGATCTCAGGGTCCAGGAGTTGTCTGACCTGCTCCGCTCGCTGCCGATCCACGAGCCGGAAGTACTCGCGCTGCCCAGCTTCCGGTCTCCCGACAGCGTCAGCCGAAAGACCACCGACTTCACGACCAATCACAAGCTCTACGCCGGCAAGGCCACCCGGTGCGGCAAGCCCACACTGCTCATGATCGACGCCTTCTCCGAGCGTGAGTCCGAGATGCTCCAGGCCGCCGAGGCCATCGAAGAGGGCATCGGCACAGGCGAGTTGCATCTCATCGCACCGCAGCCCGACGAAGTCGACGAGACGGGCGCGAGCGCCATCGAAGGACGCCTCCTCGCCCGCTGGGCGCTCGCCCGCGAGCGGAATCCGAAGCTGCGCAATCAGAAGATCGCCCAGGCGCGGAGCGGCGGGGGCCCGCTCCGGTGCGAGGTATGCGACTTCGACTTCGCCCGCGCCTACGGGGATCTGGGCGAGGGCTACATCGAAGTGCACCACGTCACTCCGCTCCACGTCTCCGGAACCCGAGAGACCAAGCTCGACGACCTGGCATGTCTGTGCTCCAACTGCCACCGCATGTGTCACCGATCCAGCCCGGG